From a single Candidatus Delongbacteria bacterium genomic region:
- a CDS encoding GNAT family N-acetyltransferase → MSVTSTGSPASAISYRVNQPITPEDYIDLLQRSGLAERRPVHDRANIAGSLAASNLLVSAWHGDLLVGVSRSLTDFHQSCYLADLAVDRTGQRSGIGLELIRLTREQLGSICKLILLAAPAAAEYYPRIGFRHDERCWILERQDPLGVPRTQDDTHGGPTR, encoded by the coding sequence ATGAGTGTGACATCCACCGGATCGCCGGCGAGCGCGATCAGCTACCGCGTGAATCAGCCGATCACGCCCGAGGACTACATCGACTTGCTGCAGCGTTCGGGACTGGCCGAGCGGCGCCCCGTACACGACCGTGCCAACATCGCGGGCAGTCTGGCCGCGAGCAACCTGCTGGTGAGTGCCTGGCACGGTGATCTCCTCGTGGGTGTGTCCCGCTCGCTCACCGATTTTCACCAATCCTGTTATCTGGCCGATCTGGCCGTGGATCGCACGGGCCAGCGCTCGGGAATCGGGCTGGAACTGATCCGACTGACGCGCGAGCAGCTGGGGTCGATCTGCAAGTTGATCCTGCTGGCGGCTCCCGCGGCCGCTGAATACTACCCCCGCATCGGTTTTCGTCACGACGAGCGCTGCTGGATTCTGGAACGGCAGGATCCGCTGGGTGTGCCACGCACGCAGGACGACACACACGGAGGACCCACGCGGTGA
- a CDS encoding TPM domain-containing protein, producing the protein MGRRLTASGFLSQEEQDRIKAAIAATEAACSAEVRLCLETALPKETQDPELRARQVFEQLGMHATEAHNGVLFYLAVKSRRFAVLGDEDLHRRVGEGFWQDVIAGMTGHFREDRFGDGLCAGIAQVGERLAEYYPYMPDDRNELSDEIDFKD; encoded by the coding sequence ATGGGCCGACGTCTGACAGCGAGCGGCTTCCTCAGTCAGGAGGAGCAGGACCGGATCAAGGCCGCCATCGCGGCCACTGAAGCCGCCTGCAGCGCCGAAGTGCGGCTCTGTCTGGAAACCGCCCTGCCCAAGGAAACCCAGGACCCCGAACTGCGGGCACGGCAGGTTTTCGAGCAACTGGGCATGCACGCCACCGAGGCACACAACGGGGTGCTGTTCTATCTGGCGGTCAAATCCCGACGCTTTGCCGTGCTCGGTGACGAAGACCTGCACCGCCGCGTGGGCGAGGGGTTCTGGCAGGACGTGATCGCCGGCATGACCGGGCATTTCCGCGAGGACCGTTTTGGCGACGGCCTTTGCGCGGGCATTGCCCAGGTGGGAGAGCGGCTGGCCGAGTATTATCCCTACATGCCCGATGACCGCAACGAACTGAGCGACGAGATCGACTTCAAGGACTGA
- a CDS encoding DinB family protein has protein sequence MSIAASMLPELDNELKNTRKVLERLPDESFGWKPHARSMSLLHLSSHVVNMLAWGTMTVQTDSFDVAPVGQEPMKSPEHSGRAAALEAFDRNAAEFRSALAAVEDGEMMQTWSLLAGGEVIFAMPRVAALRSMILNHLIHHRAQLTVYLRLLDKPVPALYGPSADENF, from the coding sequence ATGAGCATCGCCGCATCCATGCTGCCCGAACTGGACAACGAACTGAAGAACACGCGCAAGGTGCTGGAACGCCTGCCCGACGAATCCTTCGGCTGGAAGCCCCACGCCCGCTCCATGTCCCTGCTGCACCTGTCCTCGCATGTGGTCAACATGCTCGCCTGGGGCACCATGACCGTGCAGACCGACTCCTTCGATGTGGCTCCCGTGGGTCAGGAACCGATGAAATCACCCGAGCATTCGGGCAGGGCCGCCGCGCTGGAAGCCTTCGACCGCAATGCCGCGGAGTTCCGCTCAGCCCTGGCCGCCGTGGAAGATGGCGAGATGATGCAGACCTGGTCACTGCTCGCCGGTGGCGAGGTCATCTTCGCCATGCCACGGGTGGCCGCGCTGCGCTCGATGATCCTGAACCATCTGATTCACCATCGGGCCCAGCTCACGGTCTACCTGCGCCTGCTGGACAAGCCGGTTCCCGCGCTGTATGGCCCCAGTGCGGACGAAAACTTCTGA
- a CDS encoding amidase, which translates to MTQILARSSVLCLCAALATSALPQPQGSPLKDPGPLETLLLQGSIPELQAAMDEGRLTAEALTRFFLERIKDHDGPLQAVIATNPEALAQARRLDQERKLGQSRGPLHGIPLLLKDNIEMRELPTTAGSLALANNLSGRDAPVVANLRAAGAVLLGKTNLSEWANFRSERSSSGWSAVGGQTRNPWDTGRSPCGSSSGSGVAVAAGFCVAALGTETDGSVICPSSVNGITGLKPSIGLCSRTGIVPISHSQDTAGPMTRTPGDAALVLQAMRGEDARDPVTARGSGVPAISHPSGDPALLRGARIGVLRSATGYHEGVDSLFDQALECLRGAGAILLDGLGLEEPTGFGDDSYHVLLCEFKHDLNQYLGALPDSLPVHTLAGLIQFNLDHTRDEMPWFGQEIFVKSQATGGLEDPGYPGALERVRSATREHGLDSLLTQYSLDALLAPTTGPAWSIDLVTGDHFLGGFSSYPAIAGYPHLSLPMGLVHGLPVGLSLSAGEFADARLLELGASLEALLRKQP; encoded by the coding sequence ATGACACAGATTCTGGCCAGAAGCTCGGTTCTCTGCCTGTGTGCCGCACTGGCCACAAGTGCCTTGCCACAGCCACAGGGAAGTCCGCTCAAGGATCCCGGCCCACTTGAAACCCTGCTGCTGCAGGGCTCGATTCCCGAGCTGCAGGCGGCCATGGACGAAGGACGGCTCACGGCCGAGGCACTGACCCGATTTTTCCTCGAGCGCATCAAAGACCACGACGGCCCGCTGCAGGCGGTGATCGCCACCAATCCCGAAGCCCTCGCCCAGGCCCGTCGGCTGGACCAGGAACGGAAGCTGGGCCAGTCGCGTGGCCCCCTGCACGGGATTCCCCTGCTGCTGAAGGACAACATCGAGATGCGCGAACTTCCCACCACGGCCGGTTCACTGGCGCTGGCGAACAACCTCAGCGGACGTGATGCGCCCGTGGTGGCCAATCTGCGCGCGGCAGGAGCGGTCCTGCTGGGCAAGACCAACCTCAGCGAGTGGGCCAACTTCCGCTCGGAGCGTTCCTCCTCGGGCTGGAGCGCCGTGGGTGGGCAGACCCGCAACCCCTGGGACACCGGGCGCAGCCCCTGCGGCAGCAGTTCGGGCTCGGGAGTGGCCGTGGCCGCCGGATTCTGTGTGGCCGCGCTGGGCACCGAGACCGATGGCTCCGTGATCTGCCCCTCGTCGGTCAATGGCATCACAGGACTCAAACCCAGCATCGGACTGTGCAGCCGTACGGGCATCGTGCCCATTTCGCACAGCCAGGACACCGCGGGACCGATGACACGCACACCCGGTGATGCCGCTCTGGTGCTTCAGGCGATGCGCGGCGAGGACGCCCGCGACCCGGTGACCGCGCGGGGCTCCGGCGTGCCGGCGATCTCCCATCCTTCCGGCGATCCCGCATTGCTCAGGGGCGCACGCATCGGTGTGCTGCGTTCGGCCACCGGGTATCACGAGGGTGTGGACTCGCTCTTCGATCAGGCTCTCGAGTGCCTGCGCGGTGCCGGTGCGATCCTGCTGGACGGTCTGGGTCTGGAAGAGCCGACCGGCTTCGGCGACGACAGCTACCATGTGCTGCTCTGCGAGTTCAAGCACGACCTCAACCAGTATCTGGGCGCGCTGCCCGACTCGCTGCCCGTGCACACTCTCGCCGGGCTGATCCAGTTCAATCTGGATCACACGCGGGACGAGATGCCGTGGTTCGGCCAGGAGATCTTCGTGAAGTCGCAGGCCACGGGCGGGCTGGAGGATCCGGGGTATCCCGGGGCCCTCGAGCGGGTCCGCAGCGCCACGCGCGAGCATGGGCTGGATTCGCTGCTGACCCAGTACTCGCTGGATGCCTTGCTGGCCCCCACCACGGGCCCCGCCTGGAGCATCGATCTGGTGACCGGCGACCACTTTCTGGGCGGGTTCTCAAGTTATCCTGCCATCGCGGGATACCCCCACCTGAGCCTGCCCATGGGACTTGTACACGGACTGCCCGTGGGCCTCTCGTTGAGCGCGGGAGAATTCGCTGACGCCCGCCTGCTGGAGTTGGGCGCCTCCCTGGAGGCACTGTTGAGGAAACAGCCATGA
- a CDS encoding LemA family protein — MKKGWIILLGVVAFIVIVVMMLMSSYNGFVAKDEAVTSQWGNVETVYQRRADLIPNLVETVKGYAAHEQETLQGVVEARAKATQMQAQLTPETLNDPAMMQKFQAAQGQLSSALGRLMVIVEQYPDLKANQNFLDLQAQLEGTENRIAVERRRYNEMAQAYNTAIRRFPGAMIASLTGFEKHAYFEAAEGSEQAPAVKF, encoded by the coding sequence ATGAAAAAGGGGTGGATCATCCTGTTGGGTGTGGTCGCGTTCATCGTGATCGTGGTCATGATGCTGATGTCCAGCTACAACGGATTCGTCGCCAAGGACGAGGCCGTGACCAGCCAGTGGGGCAATGTGGAGACCGTGTACCAGCGCCGTGCGGACCTGATTCCCAACCTGGTGGAGACGGTCAAGGGCTATGCGGCCCACGAGCAGGAAACCCTGCAGGGCGTGGTCGAGGCGCGCGCCAAGGCCACCCAGATGCAGGCCCAGCTCACGCCCGAAACCCTCAATGATCCGGCGATGATGCAGAAGTTCCAGGCCGCCCAGGGGCAGCTCAGTTCCGCACTCGGTCGCCTGATGGTGATCGTGGAACAATACCCGGACCTGAAGGCCAACCAGAACTTCCTGGACCTGCAGGCCCAGCTCGAAGGCACCGAGAACCGCATCGCGGTGGAACGCCGACGCTACAATGAAATGGCCCAGGCCTACAACACGGCCATCCGGCGCTTCCCGGGTGCCATGATCGCCAGCCTGACCGGCTTCGAGAAGCATGCGTACTTCGAAGCGGCCGAAGGCTCGGAACAGGCCCCCGCGGTGAAGTTCTGA
- a CDS encoding trimeric intracellular cation channel family protein yields the protein MSTLSLALALDFAGVAVFAASGALSAGRQRLDLLGVLVISVVTSLGGGTLRDLLLDRHPLFWITDTRYLLVSTLAALLTLLWVRRFPVPERALLLADALGLALFTIMGARIAARAGLGVPISMMMGAITGAAGGVIRDVLSNDVPLILRRDLYATASLAGAGVYLGLREALADPAPAIWAGLATVVALRLLAIHRGWRLPVFYWNDHR from the coding sequence ATGAGCACGCTGAGTCTGGCACTGGCACTGGACTTTGCCGGCGTGGCGGTCTTTGCGGCCAGCGGGGCGCTCTCGGCGGGACGCCAGCGGCTGGACCTGCTTGGCGTCCTGGTGATTTCCGTGGTCACCAGCCTCGGGGGCGGCACCCTGCGTGACCTGCTGCTCGACCGTCACCCACTGTTCTGGATCACGGATACCCGCTATCTGCTGGTGAGTACCCTGGCCGCTCTGCTGACCCTGCTCTGGGTGCGTCGTTTTCCGGTACCCGAGCGTGCCCTGCTGTTGGCTGACGCTCTGGGTCTGGCCCTGTTCACCATCATGGGTGCGCGCATCGCCGCACGGGCCGGGCTGGGAGTTCCCATCAGCATGATGATGGGGGCGATCACCGGTGCGGCCGGTGGTGTGATCCGCGATGTGCTCTCGAATGATGTACCGCTGATCCTGCGGCGCGACCTCTACGCCACCGCCTCACTGGCGGGCGCGGGTGTGTATCTGGGTCTGCGCGAGGCATTGGCGGATCCGGCCCCCGCGATCTGGGCCGGCCTGGCGACCGTGGTGGCCCTGCGTCTGCTGGCGATTCACCGTGGTTGGCGCCTGCCCGTGTTCTACTGGAACGACCATCGATGA
- a CDS encoding TPM domain-containing protein, protein MRTIHARCLMLLGLLLMLAGPGPAALPRVPAKHFSDQVGLVSRAQADLLANELYEFEQRTKIQFVIAILPELEGELEDFASSVYEHWGLGTKGDYRGVLFLVFPAQGKSRLEVGYGLEEALPDVIANRILQEMQELPRDPAIGRFALVMQRVAQRVAPDDPLAQGLTQAPRTTSRKGKSSGLLGLLIPLIILYLIFGRNRRDAGLFVLGMLMNSGGRGGGFGGGGGFGGGGGGFSGGGGFSGGGGASGGW, encoded by the coding sequence GTGCGCACGATTCATGCACGCTGCCTGATGCTCCTGGGCCTGCTGCTGATGCTGGCAGGCCCGGGTCCGGCCGCGCTCCCCCGGGTGCCGGCCAAGCACTTTTCCGACCAGGTGGGCCTGGTCAGCCGGGCCCAGGCCGATCTGCTGGCCAATGAGCTCTACGAGTTCGAACAGCGCACGAAGATCCAGTTCGTGATCGCCATTCTGCCCGAACTGGAGGGCGAGCTCGAGGACTTCGCCTCGAGCGTCTACGAGCACTGGGGCCTGGGCACCAAGGGCGACTACCGCGGGGTGCTCTTCCTGGTCTTCCCCGCCCAGGGCAAGTCCCGGCTGGAAGTGGGCTATGGTCTCGAGGAGGCCCTGCCCGACGTGATCGCCAACCGCATCCTCCAGGAAATGCAGGAGCTGCCCCGTGATCCGGCCATCGGCCGTTTCGCCCTGGTGATGCAGCGGGTGGCCCAGCGTGTGGCCCCCGACGATCCGCTGGCCCAGGGCCTGACCCAGGCGCCGCGTACGACATCCCGCAAGGGCAAGTCTTCCGGACTGCTGGGGCTGCTGATTCCCCTGATCATTCTCTACCTGATCTTCGGACGCAACCGCCGGGATGCGGGTCTGTTCGTGCTGGGCATGCTGATGAACTCGGGTGGCCGGGGCGGAGGCTTCGGTGGCGGAGGAGGATTCGGCGGCGGCGGGGGTGGCTTCTCTGGAGGCGGAGGTTTCTCGGGTGGCGGTGGTGCAAGCGGAGGGTGGTGA